The following proteins are co-located in the Solanum pennellii chromosome 1, SPENNV200 genome:
- the LOC107019677 gene encoding DNA-binding protein HEXBP-like → MGKGEGRSTSANGWKFGSASEAGYAGHNSSSSVHTSQGSSSRPVVRGGHSGHSGSSHQPASRRRCFECGDMGHFNGRGGSHSGRGGSPSGRGGGRGGSQSDGPADPFMLLYQRLRLGSSSRPVVRGGHSGHSGSSHQPASRRGCFEFGDMGHFVRDCPRTRRLGLH, encoded by the exons atgggaaaagGGGAGGGGCGTTCCACTTCTGCCAATGGGTGGAAATTTGGTTCAg CGTCTGAGGCTGGTTACGCTGGTCATAACTCTTCGAGCTCGGTACATACTTCGCAGGGTTCATCTTCTAGACCTGTAGTTCGTGGAGGGCATTCTGGTCATTCAGGTTCCTCTCATCAGCCTGCGTCTCGTAGGCGTTGCTTTGAGTGTGGTGATATGGGACACTTT AATGGTAGAGGTGGTTCTCATTCAGGTAGAGGTGGTTCTCCTTCTGGTCGAGGTGGTGGTCGTGGAGGTTCACAATCTGATGGTCCAGCAGACCCATTCATGCTGCTATACCAGCGTCTGAGGCTG GGTTCATCTTCTAGACCTGTAGTTCGTGGAGGGCATTCTGGTCATTCAGGTTCCTCTCATCAGCCTGCGTCTCGTAGGGGTTGCTTTGAGTTTGGTGATATGGGACACTTTGTGAGAGACTGCCCTAGGACCAGACGTCTTGGCTTACATTAG
- the LOC107019686 gene encoding uncharacterized protein LOC107019686, translated as MARNRTSASGGQDPIPAPASGNTVRGRGRRRARGRGRGRVAAPVDVQVPVATQGRDRTVPPDAEVIHGDVQDRVEGDGPAQAPTSTIVPPVLQDTLARMLGILEGMAQAGALPVTSDGSQTRVGGQTPDPIVAPDSQTPRTQPAAAVAPRLDSMEFPDMTSHLVNRPSMTIDEQKMFGRFRLMNPPTYTGDLAEDAYEFIVSCHQRLHNLGLVESHGVDYTAFQMTGSAKQWWRDYISSRPAGSHPLSWTEFTQVFLSKFVPRSERERKRAEFEGLQQNGMSVAEYEGKFHALARHASMILPTEAERVRRFVKGLIIPIRLGVSQVAASGVPFQKVVDAAKELEMIRREGFEQREGKRTRYSGDYGGAPPRSRGYLGRGYHPQSSRPIHAAIPASEAGYAGHNSSSSVHTSQGSSSRPVVRGGHSGHSGSSHQPASRRGCFECGDMGHFVRDCPRTRRGGLHQGSQASTSRAAQPPARGGAQNGRGGSHSGRGGSPSGRGGGRGGSQSDGGRSHCYAFPGRPEAEASDAVITDSIPSRSTSRGAN; from the exons ATGGCGAGGAATCGTACATCGGCAAGTGGTGGTCAGGATCCTATTCCTGCGCCTGCTTCTGGGAACACTGTCCGAGGTAGAGGTAGGAGACGAGCTCGAGGTCGGGGTAGGGGCCGTGTTGCAGCACCTGTGGATGTTCAAGTACCAGTAGCTACCCAGGGTCGTGATAGGACCGTACCTCCTGATGCAGAGGTTATTCATGGGGATGTGCAAGATCGTGTCGAGGGGGATGGGCCAGCTCAGGCTCCAACCAGTACTATTGTCCCCCCAGTGCTTCAAGATACCTTGGCTCGTATGTTAGGAATCCTAGAGGGGATGGCCCAGGCAGGAGCTTTGCCTGTCACTTCTGATGGCTCACAGACCCGTGTTGGAGGTCAAACTCCAGATCCGATAGTTGCTCCAGATTCTCAGACTCCCAGGACTCAGCCAGCTGCCGCTGTAGCTCCTCGTTTGGATAGTATGGAGTTTCCAGATATGACATCACATTTGGTGAACAGGCCTTCTATGACTATTGATGAGCAAAAGATGTTTGGGAGGTTCAGactaatgaatcctcctacttataCTGGTGACTTAGCTGAGGATGCATATGAGTTTATAGTTAGTTGTCATCAGAGGTTGCATAATCTTGGATTAGTGGAGTCTCATGGAGTTGACTACACAGCGTTTCAGATGACTGGCTCTGCTAAGCAGTGGTGGAGGGATTATATTAGTAGTAGGCCAGCTGGATCTCATCCACTATCCTGGACTGAGTTTACTCAGGTATTTCTATCCAAATTTGTTCCACGCAGTGAGAGGGAGCGCAAGAGGGCCGAGTTTGAGGGTTTGCAGCAAAATGGTATGTCAGTTGCAGAGTATGAGGGTAAATTTCATGCCTTGGCTAGGCATGCTTCGATGATACTTCCCACAGAGGCTGAGAGAGTGAGGAGGTTTGTTAAGGGGCTGATTATTCCAATTCGTCTAGGAGTTTCTCAGGTTGCTGCTTCTGGTGTTCCATTCCAGAAAGTGGTAGATGCTGCTAAGGAGTTGGAGATGATTCGACGTGAGGGATTTGAGCAGCGAGAGGGCAAGAGGACTCGTTATTCAGGTGATTATGGTGGTGCTCCGCCTAGGAGTCGGGGTTACTTGGGCAGAGGTTATCACCCTCAGTCCAGCAGACCCATTCATGCTGCTATACCAGCGTCTGAGGCTGGTTACGCTGGGCATAACTCTTCGAGCTCGGTACATACTTCGCAGGGTTCATCTTCTAGACCTGTAGTTCGTGGAGGGCATTCTGGTCATTCAGGTTCCTCTCATCAGCCTGCGTCTCGTAGGGGTTGCTTCGAGTGTGGTGATATGGGACACTTTGTGAGAGACTGCCCTAGGACCAGACGTGGTGGCTTACATCAGGGTTCTCAGGCTTCGACTTCCAGGGCTGCACAACCTCCAGCTAGGGGTGGTGCACAGAATGGTAGAGGTGGTTCTCATTCAGGTAGAGGTGGTTCTCCTTCTGGTCGAGGTGGTGGTCGTGGAGGTTCACAATCTGATGGAGGTCGTTCTCACTGTTATGCTTTTCCAGGTAGGCCAGAGGCTGAAGcctcagatgctgttatcacag attcgattccgagtagaagcacatctcgtggagcaaattga